A section of the Paenibacillus odorifer genome encodes:
- the asd gene encoding aspartate-semialdehyde dehydrogenase, producing MSRKLRAGIVGGTGMVGQRFIALLENHPWFEVTAIAASARSAGKTYEESAKGRWKLSTPMPENVKNIMVQDASKVEEVAADVDLIFCAVDMKKDEIKALEEAYARTGTPVISNNSAHRWTPDVPMVIPEINPEHLEVIAQQRKRLGTETGFIAVKPNCSIQSYVPALHALKDFNPSKVVVTTYQAISGAGKTFADWPEMLDNVIPYIGGEEEKSEQEPLRIWGSVEEEGIVKSEAPTITSQCIRVPVADGHMAAVFVSFEKKPSKEEILNLWKSFKGRPQELELPSAPKQFITYFEEDNRPQTKLDRDIENGMGVSTGRLREDALYDYKFVGLSHNTLRGAAGGAVLIAELLKAEGYIQPK from the coding sequence ATGTCAAGAAAGCTAAGAGCCGGCATAGTTGGCGGCACAGGTATGGTAGGACAACGTTTTATTGCCCTTCTAGAGAATCATCCTTGGTTTGAAGTAACTGCGATTGCTGCCAGTGCTAGATCTGCTGGAAAAACGTATGAAGAATCGGCCAAGGGCAGATGGAAGTTATCTACTCCAATGCCTGAGAACGTAAAGAATATTATGGTCCAAGACGCTTCTAAGGTAGAGGAAGTAGCTGCGGATGTAGATTTGATCTTTTGTGCTGTAGACATGAAAAAAGATGAGATTAAAGCGCTCGAAGAGGCTTATGCTCGCACCGGAACGCCAGTAATCTCCAATAACTCAGCGCATCGCTGGACGCCTGACGTGCCTATGGTCATTCCTGAGATTAATCCGGAGCATCTTGAGGTTATTGCACAGCAAAGAAAACGTCTGGGAACAGAGACAGGGTTCATTGCAGTTAAACCTAACTGCTCCATTCAAAGTTATGTGCCTGCACTTCATGCGCTCAAAGACTTCAATCCATCTAAAGTGGTGGTCACTACCTACCAAGCTATTTCTGGTGCAGGAAAGACTTTTGCGGACTGGCCAGAAATGCTGGACAACGTGATTCCTTACATCGGTGGCGAAGAAGAGAAGAGTGAGCAAGAGCCTTTGCGGATCTGGGGAAGCGTTGAAGAAGAGGGTATCGTAAAGAGTGAAGCGCCAACGATTACTTCGCAGTGTATCCGTGTGCCTGTAGCGGATGGACATATGGCTGCTGTATTTGTTTCTTTTGAGAAGAAACCGTCCAAAGAAGAGATTCTGAATCTCTGGAAGAGCTTTAAAGGACGTCCTCAGGAGCTTGAACTGCCTAGCGCACCTAAACAGTTCATTACCTATTTTGAAGAGGACAATCGTCCACAGACCAAGCTGGATCGTGATATTGAGAACGGAATGGGCGTATCGACAGGCAGACTTCGCGAAGATGCCCTCTATGATTACAAATTCGTAGGTCTATCTCATAACACCCTGCGCGGAGCGGCTGGCGGTGCTGTGTTGATCGCTGAGCTTCTGAAAGCAGAAGGTTATATTCAACCGAAATAA
- a CDS encoding DUF3934 family protein yields MGAKSKGGGTGRGTGSKGWTRWNKTAKPVKPAKGDPTTGPGAKGASGSKGSNVKKSGSTK; encoded by the coding sequence ATGGGTGCAAAAAGTAAAGGTGGCGGCACAGGCAGAGGTACGGGGAGTAAAGGCTGGACACGCTGGAACAAAACAGCAAAACCAGTTAAACCTGCTAAAGGTGACCCAACGACGGGTCCAGGTGCTAAAGGTGCAAGTGGAAGCAAGGGCAGTAACGTGAAAAAAAGCGGAAGCACCAAATAG
- a CDS encoding sensor histidine kinase, which yields MQKWHHIFHKSTGLSPYVWVVFYILPFYFIFRSSSPYQVVSGILMIAVFFVCYVLSFVSKGWLVYFWTSVQILVSITMTLLFGYMYFALFLAFFIGNIQNRVGFFTLYSIHLLTTIITINYELLSRNPVFISQLPFVLVSMIAVILLPISTYNRNNQGKLQDQLEDANKRISELVKLEERQRISRDLHDTLGQKLSLIGLKSDLAGKLIDSNPTQAKAEINDVRQTARSALKEVREMITRMRGIRLEDELVHIQQFLAAAEIDYVLQGNPKLSNTSLITENVLSMCIKEAVTNVVKHSNAQSCSIIIEPTRTDLIIKVKDDGTGIPGNDLYFKGHGLQGMRERLEFVNGCMDIVQDGGTTIVIKVPNAFKHPEQEVTL from the coding sequence ATGCAGAAGTGGCATCATATTTTTCATAAAAGTACAGGTCTTAGCCCTTATGTATGGGTCGTATTTTATATTCTACCGTTTTATTTCATCTTTCGGTCCTCCTCTCCCTACCAGGTAGTTTCGGGAATCTTGATGATCGCTGTGTTTTTTGTTTGTTATGTGCTTTCTTTTGTCTCCAAGGGTTGGTTAGTTTATTTTTGGACGAGCGTGCAGATACTTGTCTCTATAACGATGACGTTGTTGTTTGGATATATGTATTTTGCGCTTTTTTTAGCCTTTTTTATTGGGAATATCCAGAATCGAGTAGGGTTTTTCACCCTATACTCCATTCATTTGCTGACTACGATTATTACGATCAATTATGAGCTGCTGTCGCGTAATCCCGTATTTATCAGCCAGCTTCCGTTTGTGCTTGTCAGTATGATTGCAGTGATCCTGCTGCCAATCAGTACCTATAACCGCAATAATCAAGGGAAGCTGCAAGACCAATTGGAGGATGCTAATAAGCGAATCTCTGAATTGGTTAAGCTCGAGGAACGCCAGCGGATTTCACGTGATCTACACGATACATTAGGTCAGAAGCTTTCGTTAATTGGTCTGAAAAGTGATTTGGCAGGAAAGCTTATCGACAGTAATCCGACGCAAGCAAAAGCCGAGATCAATGATGTACGCCAGACGGCGAGAAGTGCACTGAAAGAGGTCCGGGAGATGATTACGCGAATGCGTGGCATTCGCCTTGAAGACGAGCTCGTTCATATTCAGCAGTTTCTTGCGGCTGCGGAGATCGATTATGTTTTGCAAGGCAATCCTAAACTTTCTAACACTTCATTGATTACGGAGAATGTGCTCAGCATGTGTATTAAGGAAGCTGTCACAAATGTTGTGAAGCATAGTAATGCACAGTCCTGCTCAATTATCATCGAACCTACGCGTACAGATCTGATCATTAAAGTGAAAGATGATGGAACCGGCATCCCGGGCAATGATCTTTATTTTAAAGGACATGGGCTGCAAGGCATGCGGGAACGTCTTGAATTTGTGAATGGCTGTATGGATATCGTGCAAGATGGGGGAACTACGATCGTGATTAAGGTCCCTAATGCATTTAAGCATCCGGAACAGGAGGTAACCTTATAA
- a CDS encoding response regulator transcription factor: MIKIVIAEDQRMLLGALASLLDLEEDMKVVGRASNGEEAVAMVQQHKPDICIMDIEMPAMSGLDAAEALKNSGCKTMILTTFARAGYFERALKAGVHAYLLKDSPSEELALSIRNVMAGRRMYAPELMDEAYSGEVNPLTQREKEVLGLIADGKNTKEIASQLYITTGTVRNYISVILDKLDVGNRIEAITRFKEKGWFK; encoded by the coding sequence ATGATTAAGATTGTAATCGCTGAGGATCAGCGGATGCTCCTTGGAGCGCTGGCATCTTTGTTGGATTTAGAAGAGGATATGAAGGTAGTGGGCCGGGCAAGCAACGGGGAAGAAGCTGTAGCGATGGTTCAGCAGCATAAGCCGGATATCTGTATTATGGATATTGAGATGCCAGCGATGAGTGGTCTCGACGCTGCGGAAGCGCTGAAGAATAGCGGCTGCAAAACGATGATATTAACCACCTTTGCCCGTGCGGGATATTTCGAACGTGCGCTCAAGGCGGGAGTTCATGCTTATTTGCTGAAAGACAGTCCAAGTGAAGAACTGGCACTTTCGATACGTAATGTGATGGCAGGCAGACGCATGTATGCACCGGAGCTAATGGATGAAGCCTACAGCGGTGAAGTTAATCCTCTGACTCAGCGGGAGAAGGAAGTACTTGGACTCATTGCCGACGGTAAAAATACAAAAGAGATCGCCAGCCAATTGTACATTACCACGGGAACAGTCCGGAATTACATCTCTGTTATACTAGATAAGCTGGATGTAGGTAACCGCATCGAGGCAATCACTCGATTTAAGGAAAAAGGTTGGTTTAAATGA
- a CDS encoding pseudouridine synthase encodes MRIDKYISETGFCSRRETKRLIAAGRIAVNGIVCDANILIEPEDIVWIDGEPITSSKGEPVYLALNKPIGITCTAAPHVVGNIIDFVGYPSRIFAIGRLDKNSEGLILLTNDGEIVNKMMRSENGHEKEYVVNVDKPVTSEFLQAMSSGVNILGITTKPCEVYRITECQFRIILTQGLNLQIRRMSKELGYRVLKLERIRIMNITLDGLELGQWRHLSSEELNELMSRLN; translated from the coding sequence GTGAGAATCGATAAATATATAAGCGAAACAGGCTTTTGTTCCAGAAGGGAAACCAAACGATTAATTGCTGCAGGTCGAATCGCTGTGAATGGTATCGTCTGTGATGCGAACATTCTTATAGAGCCAGAGGATATCGTATGGATCGATGGGGAGCCGATAACAAGCAGTAAAGGGGAGCCAGTGTATCTCGCTTTGAATAAGCCGATAGGCATTACCTGTACAGCAGCCCCACATGTAGTTGGGAACATTATTGATTTTGTAGGGTATCCTTCACGGATCTTTGCGATCGGCAGATTAGATAAAAACTCGGAAGGCCTCATTTTGTTAACCAACGATGGAGAGATCGTAAATAAAATGATGCGTTCCGAGAATGGGCATGAAAAAGAATATGTAGTTAATGTAGACAAACCGGTTACATCAGAATTCTTACAAGCGATGTCTAGCGGCGTGAACATTCTTGGAATCACAACGAAACCTTGTGAGGTCTATCGGATCACAGAATGTCAGTTTAGAATTATCCTAACTCAAGGTCTTAATCTGCAAATACGCAGAATGAGCAAGGAGTTAGGATATAGAGTACTAAAGCTGGAGCGCATAAGAATTATGAATATTACATTAGACGGCTTGGAGCTAGGACAATGGCGGCATTTAAGCAGTGAAGAGCTGAATGAGCTTATGTCCCGCTTAAACTAA
- a CDS encoding fatty acid desaturase — protein MTTKQTSQLSSLKKSVAPYEKNDRNASIRQLINTLGPLVLLWGGAYFSLSVSYWLTLLLAIPAAGFVIRTFIIFHDCTHGSFFKNRKANDIIGTITGVLTLVPYRQWKHSHSIHHASSSNLDKRGIGDIWIMTVDEYAAASFWKRLYYRIYRNPIVMFGLGPIAVFMIQYRFNVKGARRKERMNTYLTNISIAALYGLLIWAIGWQAFLMVQLPVAFVSGFLGIWLFYVQHQFEDSYFENESEWSYVMAAVEGSSYYKLPKVLQWITGNIGFHHVHHLSPKVPNYNLEKAHNATPPLQKATTITIGTSLKALHFRLWDEENKRFISFKEMKSILNKPKTAGEVLQVHKPRLQGE, from the coding sequence ATGACTACAAAACAGACATCACAGCTCTCCAGCCTTAAAAAGAGTGTAGCCCCTTACGAGAAAAATGACCGCAACGCAAGTATAAGACAGCTCATCAATACTTTAGGACCACTTGTGCTGTTATGGGGCGGAGCTTATTTCTCTTTATCCGTTTCCTATTGGCTCACCCTTCTGTTAGCTATTCCTGCAGCAGGATTTGTAATTCGAACTTTTATTATTTTTCATGATTGCACACATGGATCGTTTTTTAAGAATCGTAAAGCGAATGATATTATCGGAACGATCACAGGTGTACTGACACTGGTTCCTTATCGGCAGTGGAAACATAGTCATTCCATTCACCACGCCAGCTCCAGTAATCTCGATAAAAGAGGGATCGGCGATATTTGGATTATGACGGTCGATGAATACGCAGCAGCTTCCTTCTGGAAACGTCTATATTACCGGATTTACCGCAATCCCATCGTGATGTTTGGTCTTGGACCGATTGCTGTTTTTATGATTCAGTATCGTTTTAATGTTAAAGGTGCTAGACGCAAAGAGCGGATGAATACCTATTTGACGAATATTTCAATCGCAGCCCTTTATGGCTTGCTGATATGGGCTATTGGCTGGCAGGCATTTCTTATGGTGCAGCTGCCTGTAGCATTTGTATCAGGGTTTCTCGGCATATGGTTGTTCTACGTCCAACATCAGTTTGAAGACTCTTATTTCGAGAATGAATCCGAATGGAGTTATGTGATGGCCGCGGTTGAAGGCAGCTCATATTATAAGCTGCCGAAGGTGCTGCAATGGATTACGGGCAACATCGGCTTCCACCATGTGCATCATTTAAGTCCAAAGGTGCCAAACTATAATTTGGAAAAAGCGCATAACGCGACTCCACCGCTACAAAAAGCAACAACGATTACGATTGGTACCAGCTTGAAGGCTCTTCACTTCCGTCTTTGGGATGAGGAAAATAAACGTTTCATCAGTTTCAAAGAGATGAAGTCCATATTAAATAAACCTAAAACAGCAGGCGAGGTCCTGCAAGTTCATAAGCCCAGACTCCAGGGAGAATAA
- a CDS encoding ABC transporter substrate-binding protein: protein MWLYLVLISGAVLFITLGKQEPIEDDSPEKITLTFRHFWIKEHDRPLLTIYEDIVDKYQSEHPNVKVNFEGLDQTLHRDQKLKNEMVTGTPPDMFVLFGGAEIEPYVRSKRLIDLTDFVRENALTNQFKDLDLWTFDNHIYGLPIEGNAEPLYFNKTIFEKLGLKPPETLQELDAAILKLKSAGYIPFALGNEDRWPAGIFAHYLMDRYAGADLIEKLITGEDQASFQNEVYLKAFQHLEQWIKEGAFSTKSNVLSTENAVGLFTSGKAAMYLNGNWDINLFAGAAAPTDFQNEVGVIPFPTLKKGEQPSIAGGYTFGIGLSSELSGAKREAALDLMKAFYTQEVQTRIVYEGLRIPSMRIAFDPEKTGPVFAQVMNMMEVNRKSFVPYDNVLSPEVKKTFLSVIEQMINGEMSAEQALKQVQASSIQYWNLIQSSSVQ from the coding sequence ATGTGGTTATATCTAGTGCTGATTTCGGGTGCTGTTTTATTTATAACTTTAGGAAAGCAAGAACCCATTGAAGATGATTCACCAGAAAAAATCACATTAACTTTCCGTCATTTCTGGATTAAAGAGCATGATCGGCCACTGTTGACTATTTATGAAGATATCGTGGACAAATATCAATCAGAACATCCAAATGTGAAAGTTAACTTTGAAGGTTTAGATCAGACGTTGCACCGTGATCAAAAGCTGAAGAACGAGATGGTTACTGGCACCCCGCCAGATATGTTTGTTTTGTTCGGTGGAGCGGAAATTGAGCCATATGTGCGCTCTAAGCGCCTGATTGATCTGACTGATTTCGTCAGGGAGAATGCGCTGACCAATCAATTCAAGGATCTGGATCTCTGGACCTTTGACAACCATATTTATGGCTTGCCTATTGAAGGGAATGCTGAACCCTTATATTTTAATAAAACCATATTCGAAAAGCTGGGTTTGAAGCCGCCAGAAACGCTGCAAGAGCTTGATGCTGCCATACTAAAGCTGAAGTCGGCTGGGTATATTCCATTTGCACTTGGCAACGAGGATCGTTGGCCCGCAGGGATTTTTGCACATTATTTAATGGATCGTTATGCCGGCGCCGACTTGATCGAGAAGCTAATTACTGGTGAAGATCAAGCCAGCTTTCAGAATGAGGTCTATTTAAAGGCTTTTCAGCACTTGGAGCAATGGATTAAAGAAGGTGCCTTCAGCACGAAATCAAATGTGTTATCCACAGAAAATGCGGTGGGACTATTTACGAGCGGCAAGGCTGCGATGTATCTAAACGGAAACTGGGATATCAATTTATTTGCCGGCGCAGCAGCTCCTACGGATTTTCAAAATGAGGTAGGTGTTATTCCGTTTCCCACATTGAAGAAGGGGGAACAACCTTCGATAGCCGGCGGTTATACATTTGGCATCGGCCTTTCCTCCGAACTAAGCGGAGCGAAGCGGGAGGCTGCGCTCGATCTCATGAAAGCTTTTTACACCCAGGAGGTTCAGACACGGATTGTATATGAAGGGTTGAGAATTCCGTCCATGCGCATCGCCTTTGATCCTGAGAAGACAGGACCCGTATTCGCGCAAGTCATGAATATGATGGAAGTTAACCGCAAGAGCTTTGTCCCTTATGATAATGTATTGTCACCAGAAGTGAAAAAAACGTTCCTGAGTGTTATAGAACAGATGATTAATGGAGAAATGTCTGCTGAGCAAGCGTTAAAGCAAGTGCAGGCATCCTCCATTCAATATTGGAATTTGATCCAAAGCTCAAGTGTACAATGA
- a CDS encoding response regulator: MDELQEKYKVIIVDDEPIILRSLKAAIPWNDLQMEIVGEARNGELALRLIEDTSPHIVISDIRMPVIDGITLMKEVLSKNPKLVFIFISGYGEFEYAREALRQGAFDYLLKPIDHDELVEMLNRARTKLDEQKQNDQLIHSVQMLSLLARERLFAEITLGNARPLEHLKWLENSELESGYFMAVVQLDDYSTLSNQWSVEEKRLWLFAIRNIVEEWSLEHGVLTVFPFHNGEWILLFPGSLSASRRELGEHLIAGIKRYSKQSCSVGISRTTQGIDQLSTVYPLAAKALYQRFYSGLAGVFIDEEISFPSSKEVKYPKELETALIESIRTLNRDRMWSLFDELALFIESQAVPKDMAERLLVEMIVVLYRNYEYLNINSDWSLHGLLSKMHNLGTLNEVISALKEEFGVRLEQGNKPVNREDTRSAIEKAKRYIESNYHKDLSIEEVAELADLSISHFCTLYKQITGYTFLEYVTHCRMERAKYILQSSNVKVYQIAPLVGYQDPRYFTQVFKKASGQTPTEYREEHTKQIH, from the coding sequence ATGGATGAGTTACAAGAGAAATATAAAGTAATAATCGTGGATGATGAGCCGATTATTCTTCGTAGCTTAAAAGCAGCCATTCCATGGAATGATCTTCAGATGGAGATTGTGGGAGAGGCACGAAATGGAGAATTAGCTCTTCGCTTAATAGAAGACACTTCACCACATATCGTGATTAGTGATATTCGCATGCCCGTAATTGACGGGATTACGTTGATGAAGGAAGTATTGTCTAAAAATCCGAAGCTGGTGTTTATTTTTATAAGCGGGTACGGAGAGTTCGAATATGCAAGAGAAGCATTACGTCAAGGCGCATTTGATTATTTATTGAAGCCGATCGATCATGATGAACTGGTTGAAATGTTAAACCGCGCGAGAACCAAGCTGGATGAACAGAAGCAAAATGATCAGCTGATTCATTCTGTGCAGATGCTGTCACTGCTTGCACGTGAACGTCTGTTTGCAGAAATCACTTTGGGAAATGCAAGGCCGCTTGAGCATCTGAAATGGCTGGAGAACAGTGAACTGGAGAGCGGTTATTTCATGGCTGTTGTCCAGTTAGATGATTACTCCACACTGAGCAATCAATGGAGTGTAGAAGAAAAACGGCTATGGCTGTTTGCAATCCGCAATATTGTGGAAGAATGGTCACTGGAACATGGAGTGCTGACGGTTTTCCCGTTTCATAATGGAGAGTGGATACTACTGTTCCCTGGATCTTTAAGCGCCAGCAGAAGAGAACTTGGTGAACATTTGATAGCGGGGATCAAGAGATACTCTAAGCAGTCTTGTTCCGTAGGCATCAGCCGCACCACACAAGGCATTGATCAATTAAGTACGGTTTACCCTCTGGCTGCGAAGGCCTTATATCAACGGTTCTATTCGGGTCTTGCCGGGGTCTTTATTGATGAAGAGATATCGTTCCCTAGCAGTAAAGAGGTGAAATACCCAAAAGAGCTGGAAACCGCGCTGATTGAAAGTATACGTACCTTAAATAGAGACCGGATGTGGTCTTTATTTGATGAGCTTGCTTTATTTATTGAGTCACAAGCTGTTCCTAAGGATATGGCTGAACGTCTTCTTGTTGAAATGATCGTTGTTTTGTACAGAAATTATGAGTATTTGAATATAAATTCAGATTGGTCTTTACATGGATTGCTTAGTAAGATGCACAATCTTGGCACTTTAAATGAAGTGATCTCTGCTCTGAAAGAAGAGTTTGGTGTGCGATTGGAGCAAGGGAACAAGCCTGTGAATCGCGAGGATACGCGTAGCGCCATCGAGAAAGCGAAACGTTATATTGAGAGTAATTACCATAAAGATTTGAGTATTGAGGAAGTAGCGGAGCTGGCTGATCTCAGTATCAGTCATTTCTGTACTTTATATAAACAAATAACGGGCTATACCTTTTTGGAGTATGTTACACACTGCCGGATGGAGAGGGCGAAGTATATTTTGCAGAGCAGCAACGTAAAAGTGTATCAGATAGCTCCTCTCGTCGGTTATCAGGACCCGCGTTATTTTACACAGGTTTTTAAAAAGGCTAGTGGTCAAACACCAACAGAATACCGAGAAGAGCATACTAAGCAGATCCATTAA